One Chloroflexaceae bacterium DNA window includes the following coding sequences:
- the chrA gene encoding chromate efflux transporter, giving the protein MAQPGVAPASESVGNLAEVLAVFLRLGLTSFGGPVAHLGYFREEIVARRGWVDEATYADMVALSQFLPGPASSQVAIALGTARAGLVGGVAAWLGFALPSALAMTLFGLGLNAFGAHIGAGWLHGLKVVAVAVVAQAVWGMAVRLTPDRPRATIALAAAVLLLLWPTGLGQMLVILAGGMVGWRLLSRSVVGGATGVRIAVPRTLAWSSAAALPLCLLGLPLLATVTGSQAVAMFAAFFRAGSLIFGGGHVVLPLLERFVVAPGWVSTEQFVAGYGAAQAVPGPLLTFAAFLGAISAVPPNGWSGAALALVAIFAPSFLFLWATLPLWGRLRQNPAVQAAMQGVNAAVVGLLLAALYDPVITSAIRQPQDVALALAAFGLLQVWKAPSWLVVALTALGASFLA; this is encoded by the coding sequence ATGGCCCAACCTGGCGTCGCGCCAGCCAGCGAATCCGTCGGCAACCTGGCCGAGGTGCTGGCCGTGTTTCTTCGGCTGGGCCTGACGTCATTCGGCGGGCCGGTGGCCCACCTGGGCTACTTCCGGGAGGAGATTGTCGCCCGGCGCGGCTGGGTGGATGAGGCGACCTACGCCGACATGGTGGCGCTGAGCCAGTTTTTGCCCGGACCGGCGAGTAGCCAGGTGGCCATCGCATTGGGAACCGCGCGCGCCGGCCTGGTCGGTGGCGTGGCGGCCTGGCTGGGCTTCGCGTTACCCTCGGCGCTAGCCATGACCCTCTTCGGCCTGGGGTTGAACGCGTTCGGCGCTCATATCGGCGCCGGCTGGCTCCACGGGTTGAAAGTGGTCGCAGTAGCTGTAGTTGCCCAGGCGGTCTGGGGCATGGCTGTGCGTCTGACCCCTGATCGGCCGCGGGCGACGATTGCCCTGGCGGCGGCGGTGTTGCTCCTGCTCTGGCCAACCGGCCTGGGACAGATGCTGGTGATCCTTGCGGGTGGCATGGTAGGCTGGCGCCTGCTGAGCAGGTCGGTTGTCGGCGGGGCGACCGGCGTGCGCATAGCAGTGCCACGGACGCTGGCCTGGAGCAGTGCGGCGGCGCTGCCGCTCTGTCTGCTGGGGCTGCCGCTGCTGGCCACTGTCACGGGAAGTCAGGCCGTGGCGATGTTCGCGGCCTTTTTCCGTGCCGGGTCGCTTATTTTTGGCGGGGGCCACGTGGTGCTGCCGCTGCTGGAACGCTTCGTGGTCGCGCCGGGCTGGGTCAGCACCGAGCAGTTTGTGGCCGGCTACGGCGCCGCCCAGGCCGTTCCGGGCCCGTTGCTCACCTTCGCGGCCTTTCTCGGCGCCATAAGCGCCGTGCCTCCCAATGGCTGGAGCGGGGCGGCGCTGGCGCTCGTGGCGATCTTCGCGCCGTCCTTTCTCTTCCTCTGGGCGACGCTGCCGTTGTGGGGCCGGTTACGGCAGAACCCGGCGGTCCAGGCGGCCATGCAGGGGGTCAACGCGGCGGTAGTTGGTCTCTTACTCGCCGCGCTCTATGATCCGGTGATTACCAGCGCCATCCGCCAGCCGCAGGATGTGGCCCTGGCCCTGGCAGCCTTTGGATTGCTCCAGGTCTGGAAGGCGCCTTCGTGGCTGGTGGTGGCGCTGACGGCCCTGGGCGCATCCTTCCTGGCCTGA
- a CDS encoding aminodeoxychorismate/anthranilate synthase component II: MRVLLIDNYDSFTYNLFQYLSELGASVDVRRNDALSVADAAALRPERIVISPGPCTPAEAGISIALIRELGPHIPTLGVCLGHQAIGAAFGGAVVRAPRVMHGKLSAIHHCGVGVFAGLPDPFIATRYHSLIVRRDDLPAELEVTAWTDDGLIMGLRHRAYPIQGVQFHPESILTEHGKQILRTFLEAA; this comes from the coding sequence ATGCGTGTCTTGTTGATTGATAACTACGACTCGTTCACCTACAATCTGTTTCAGTACCTCAGCGAGCTGGGGGCGAGCGTGGATGTGCGCCGCAACGACGCGCTTAGCGTGGCCGACGCCGCGGCGCTGCGGCCTGAGCGCATCGTGATCAGCCCGGGGCCGTGCACGCCAGCCGAGGCGGGCATCAGCATCGCTCTGATCCGCGAACTCGGTCCCCACATCCCCACTCTCGGCGTCTGTCTCGGACACCAGGCCATTGGCGCAGCCTTCGGAGGCGCCGTGGTACGGGCGCCCAGGGTGATGCACGGCAAACTGTCGGCCATACACCACTGCGGCGTCGGCGTCTTCGCCGGGTTGCCCGATCCCTTCATTGCCACGCGCTACCACTCCCTGATCGTGCGCCGCGATGATCTGCCGGCTGAATTAGAAGTCACCGCCTGGACTGACGATGGGCTGATCATGGGTCTCCGGCACCGCGCCTATCCCATCCAGGGCGTGCAATTTCACCCCGAGTCCATTCTCACCGAGCACGGCAAGCAGATCTTGCGAACGTTTCTGGAAGCCGCCTGA
- a CDS encoding Fe-S cluster assembly protein HesB, producing the protein MARPLNARPLEAMPAPSGAASLGAIFARLQAHFGSLTGPEAARPWWPIFGADAPFEMLVGAVLVQQTRWETVEGAILRLLAAGLLSPQAVAGTVAETLAGLIRPAAFYGQKATGLIAIARHIVAGYGGDTARMLARPTAQVRNELLRLPRIGRETCDVILLYAGGHPVFVIDAYTRRLFERVAPALSPGADDGPASSLWQRPYERLRHTIETELPHHNPAALYAEYHAQINEVCVRYCLARPRCDGPPARRVYSRQEGRESYLGRQDGCPLRPVCAWYRQLQ; encoded by the coding sequence ATGGCCCGACCCCTGAATGCGCGGCCCCTGGAAGCGATGCCCGCGCCGTCCGGCGCGGCATCGCTCGGGGCGATCTTTGCCCGCCTGCAGGCGCACTTCGGCTCTCTTACCGGCCCGGAAGCCGCGCGCCCCTGGTGGCCGATTTTTGGCGCCGACGCCCCCTTCGAGATGCTGGTCGGCGCGGTGCTCGTGCAACAGACGCGCTGGGAAACGGTCGAGGGAGCCATTCTGCGTCTGCTTGCGGCGGGCTTGCTCAGCCCACAGGCCGTTGCCGGAACTGTTGCCGAGACCCTGGCGGGGTTGATCCGCCCGGCGGCGTTTTATGGCCAGAAGGCGACAGGTCTGATCGCCATTGCCCGGCATATCGTCGCAGGTTATGGCGGCGACACCGCCCGTATGCTGGCGCGCCCCACGGCCCAGGTGCGCAATGAGTTGTTGCGGTTGCCCCGCATCGGCAGGGAAACCTGCGATGTGATCCTGCTCTACGCCGGCGGGCATCCGGTATTTGTCATTGACGCCTACACCCGGCGGCTGTTTGAACGGGTCGCGCCGGCGCTCAGTCCTGGCGCAGACGATGGCCCGGCGTCGTCGCTCTGGCAGCGGCCCTATGAACGCCTGCGCCACACCATCGAAACCGAGTTGCCCCATCACAACCCCGCTGCACTCTACGCCGAGTACCACGCACAGATCAACGAGGTGTGCGTCCGCTACTGCCTGGCGCGGCCGCGCTGCGACGGGCCGCCCGCGCGCCGCGTCTACAGCCGCCAGGAGGGCCGCGAGAGCTACCTCGGTCGCCAGGATGGCTGCCCGCTCCGCCCAGTGTGCGCCTGGTATCGCCAGTTGCAATGA
- the lepB gene encoding signal peptidase I codes for MRSVVRELVETALFIVLVFFIVRGIVQNFKIEGSSMEPTLHSGQYILVNKLVYFHFDLNAPLRLLPGQEPLEQRVIYPFHQPRRGDIVVFEYPRDVSKDYIKRVIGLPGDTIEIRDGQVLVNGAPLDQPYLADAKTFCVAGYACQNGPIEVPPGHVFVMGDNRANSSDSREWGPLPLDRVIGKAWLIYFPLTEWGLVPHYDYGESPVVASGP; via the coding sequence CGTAGTGTGGTGCGTGAACTGGTCGAGACGGCGCTATTTATTGTACTGGTGTTTTTCATTGTTCGCGGCATCGTCCAGAATTTTAAAATCGAGGGCTCCAGCATGGAGCCAACGCTTCATTCAGGGCAATACATTCTGGTCAACAAACTGGTCTACTTCCACTTCGATTTAAACGCCCCCCTGCGCCTCTTGCCCGGCCAGGAGCCGCTTGAACAGCGGGTCATCTACCCCTTTCACCAACCCAGACGCGGCGACATTGTGGTGTTTGAATATCCGCGCGATGTGTCGAAGGATTATATCAAACGCGTCATCGGCTTGCCAGGCGACACAATCGAGATCCGCGACGGGCAGGTGCTGGTGAACGGCGCCCCCCTTGACCAGCCGTATCTGGCCGATGCCAAAACCTTCTGCGTCGCCGGCTACGCCTGTCAGAACGGGCCAATCGAGGTGCCTCCGGGCCACGTGTTCGTGATGGGCGACAATCGGGCCAATTCCAGCGACTCGCGCGAATGGGGGCCGCTGCCCCTGGATCGGGTGATCGGCAAAGCCTGGCTGATCTACTTTCCCCTGACAGAATGGGGTCTGGTTCCACACTACGACTACGGTGAGTCGCCAGTGGTTGCGAGCGGCCCCTAG
- a CDS encoding glycosyltransferase family 4 protein: MHIAINAHLLAHTRSFRRAGISHYVEQVLIQLGQIDRSNRYSVYTTRGLDRRALGLPDNFRVIPSRLPTINPRVRIPWEQLLAPMLLRRSGADLFHGVHSVVPIACPVPSVVTVHDLAFIRFPQTFRAYNRIYLDLATRLSVRRAARVLVVSEHTRREVIGLLGVPPERVVVTPNAVREHFRPPDPAALEVFRARKGLPERFVLYVGTLEPRKNLTTLLEAYAMVARDRAAPLLVGGGKGWMYDAVFQRLEALGLHERVRFVGYLDEEELPLWYAAATVFVFPSIYEGFGMPPLEAMACGAPVVASNTSSLPEVVGDAGLTVSPYDPAALAAAIRRLLDDADLRQELRERGFRQARAFSWRVTAERTLAAYEAAARHG, translated from the coding sequence ATGCACATCGCGATCAACGCCCATCTCCTGGCGCATACGCGCTCATTTCGGCGCGCGGGCATCTCCCACTACGTTGAGCAGGTGCTGATCCAGCTCGGGCAGATTGACCGCTCCAATCGCTACAGCGTCTACACCACTCGCGGGCTTGACCGGCGCGCCCTGGGCCTGCCCGACAATTTCCGCGTCATCCCCAGCCGCCTGCCGACAATTAACCCGCGGGTGCGCATCCCCTGGGAACAGTTGCTCGCCCCGATGCTGCTGCGGCGCAGCGGCGCCGATCTCTTCCACGGGGTGCATAGCGTGGTCCCCATAGCCTGCCCCGTGCCGAGCGTGGTTACCGTGCACGACCTGGCCTTCATCCGCTTTCCCCAGACCTTTCGGGCCTACAATCGGATCTACCTGGATCTGGCCACGCGCCTGAGCGTGCGGCGCGCGGCGCGCGTTCTAGTGGTCTCCGAGCACACACGCCGCGAGGTGATCGGGCTGCTCGGCGTCCCTCCCGAACGGGTCGTGGTGACCCCGAATGCCGTGCGCGAACATTTTCGCCCGCCTGACCCTGCGGCGCTGGAGGTCTTTCGCGCCCGCAAGGGGCTGCCGGAACGCTTTGTGCTCTACGTCGGCACCCTTGAGCCGCGCAAGAATCTCACCACGTTGCTGGAGGCCTACGCGATGGTCGCGCGAGACCGGGCGGCGCCGTTGCTGGTGGGCGGGGGCAAGGGCTGGATGTACGATGCCGTCTTTCAGCGCCTGGAGGCGCTGGGGCTGCACGAACGGGTGCGCTTCGTCGGGTATCTCGACGAGGAAGAACTGCCCCTCTGGTACGCGGCCGCGACCGTGTTCGTCTTTCCCTCGATCTACGAAGGCTTTGGCATGCCGCCCCTGGAGGCCATGGCCTGTGGCGCGCCGGTGGTTGCCTCGAACACCTCAAGCCTGCCTGAAGTGGTCGGTGATGCCGGGTTGACCGTTTCCCCATATGACCCCGCGGCCCTCGCCGCGGCGATCCGCCGCCTCCTCGACGATGCCGATCTGCGCCAGGAATTGCGCGAACGGGGGTTCCGGCAGGCGCGGGCCTTTAGCTGGCGCGTCACCGCCGAACGCACCCTGGCCGCCTATGAGGCTGCCGCGCGGCACGGGTGA
- a CDS encoding alpha/beta hydrolase: protein MSLPAPSFVRLPSGRLAYRRAGSGPPIVLIHGWGGSSRHWLGAFATLRDEYDVIAIDLPGFGESPPPAMPARLGTLTVATLELIEALELSDIALGGHSLGAAVALLVASARPKLVNRLALTSFGLPRSAVEAKLMSCLHVQLILNSMLWAPWLDLWGIWQTAVRPLAQAVSVIPPVPHILAGQVVHDVREVPYPALAVGAADLVAMHVRVGLEAATTTGDPTVIGASRAVVAPTLIIGGREDRIFPPDSARALASALPRSGLVLFDRCGHVPMAEQPGPFYGTLGAFLRA, encoded by the coding sequence ATGTCCCTGCCTGCCCCCTCCTTCGTTCGTCTTCCTTCTGGCCGTCTGGCCTACCGTCGCGCCGGAAGCGGCCCACCGATAGTGCTGATCCACGGCTGGGGCGGCTCATCACGACACTGGCTCGGAGCTTTCGCAACCCTGCGCGATGAGTACGATGTGATCGCTATCGATCTGCCGGGTTTTGGCGAGTCTCCACCGCCTGCGATGCCCGCGCGGCTGGGCACGCTTACCGTGGCGACCCTCGAACTGATTGAGGCCCTGGAACTCTCTGACATCGCCCTGGGGGGGCATTCGCTCGGCGCGGCGGTGGCGCTGCTGGTCGCCAGCGCCCGTCCCAAGCTGGTCAATCGTCTGGCGCTGACCAGCTTCGGCCTGCCCCGTAGCGCAGTTGAAGCCAAATTGATGAGCTGCCTGCACGTGCAGTTGATCCTCAACTCCATGCTGTGGGCGCCCTGGCTGGATCTGTGGGGGATCTGGCAGACCGCGGTGCGCCCGCTGGCCCAGGCCGTATCGGTCATTCCGCCCGTGCCGCATATTCTGGCGGGGCAGGTTGTGCACGATGTCAGAGAGGTGCCCTACCCTGCGCTGGCAGTCGGCGCGGCCGACCTGGTGGCGATGCACGTGCGGGTGGGCCTGGAAGCGGCAACCACCACCGGCGACCCCACGGTGATCGGCGCCTCGCGCGCCGTCGTCGCGCCCACGCTGATCATCGGCGGACGCGAGGATCGCATCTTCCCGCCCGACTCGGCGCGGGCGCTCGCCAGCGCGCTGCCACGCTCGGGCCTGGTGCTCTTCGACCGGTGCGGGCACGTGCCCATGGCCGAACAGCCCGGTCCCTTCTACGGCACGCTGGGCGCATTTTTACGGGCGTGA
- the glgP gene encoding alpha-glucan family phosphorylase, with amino-acid sequence MARLEQDILFTPIPERIARLRELAYNLWWTWHPEAQDLYRQIDPELWELDYHNPVDFLRDVRQRKLEEAAANPTYLQRYDAVMKSLDAYMGATKTWYTQRHGDAADVQIAYFSAEFGLHESLPIYSGGLGILSGDHVKEASDMGLPFVAVGFIYPQGYFRQRLDPSGWQQAEYNKLNFADVPAIPALDPDGREVVVEVELPGRTIYAKVYKFQVGRVNLYLMDTDIHPNSPQDRELSARLYGGDQEMRISQELVLGVGGVRALRRLGYKPTVWHMNEGHSAFLVLELCRELVSQGMPFEEAIQQVKAHSVFTTHTPVPAGNDAFPLPLMEKFFWSYWPQLNLTRDEFMALALQEQQWGPTFAMTALALRFSEYHNGVSKLHGHVARGMWQWLYPGKSQDEVPISAITNGVHTATWLAPELRELYDAYLGKNWEENLDDPKIWRKVYQIPDDVFWNVRQKLKRQMIAFARQRLQAHYRFVGQSAPIWPVLEERVLTLGFARRFATYKRATLLFKDLERLKYILNRPDKPIQIIFAGKAHPKDDPGKHFIQQVYQLSRQPGLAGRIVFLEEYDMAVGRALTQGVDVWLNTPRRPYEASGTSGMKASLNGVPNCSVLDGWWPEAYNGKNGWAVGEERDYISQDEQDWNDAQALYNVLEHEIAPRFYEGRDANGVPTAWVQICKEAIATVAPTFSLRRMLTEYVEQFYLPAAGYGVPVK; translated from the coding sequence ATGGCCCGTCTGGAACAGGACATTCTCTTCACCCCGATCCCCGAGCGGATCGCCCGCCTTCGCGAGCTGGCCTACAATCTCTGGTGGACCTGGCATCCGGAAGCACAGGATCTCTACCGGCAGATTGACCCCGAGCTGTGGGAGCTGGACTACCACAATCCCGTGGATTTCTTGCGCGATGTTCGCCAGCGCAAACTGGAAGAGGCCGCAGCTAACCCGACCTACCTGCAACGCTACGATGCGGTGATGAAGAGTCTCGACGCCTATATGGGCGCGACGAAGACCTGGTACACCCAACGGCATGGCGATGCCGCCGACGTGCAGATCGCGTACTTCTCGGCTGAGTTCGGGCTTCATGAGTCGCTGCCGATCTACTCCGGCGGTCTGGGCATTCTCTCCGGCGACCACGTGAAGGAAGCCTCAGATATGGGATTGCCCTTTGTGGCTGTCGGTTTCATCTATCCGCAAGGCTACTTCCGCCAGCGTCTTGACCCCAGCGGCTGGCAACAGGCCGAGTATAACAAGCTGAACTTTGCCGACGTTCCCGCTATTCCCGCGCTCGATCCCGACGGGCGCGAGGTCGTGGTCGAAGTCGAACTGCCCGGACGCACGATCTATGCCAAGGTCTACAAGTTCCAGGTGGGCCGGGTCAACCTGTACCTGATGGATACCGATATTCACCCTAACAGCCCGCAGGACCGGGAACTCTCGGCGCGGCTCTATGGCGGCGACCAGGAGATGCGCATCTCGCAGGAACTGGTGCTGGGCGTGGGCGGCGTGCGGGCGCTGCGCCGGCTCGGTTACAAGCCCACGGTGTGGCATATGAACGAGGGCCACTCCGCCTTCCTGGTGCTGGAACTCTGCCGCGAACTGGTGAGCCAGGGCATGCCCTTTGAAGAGGCCATCCAGCAGGTGAAAGCCCACAGCGTCTTTACCACCCACACCCCGGTGCCCGCCGGTAATGACGCCTTCCCGCTGCCGCTGATGGAGAAGTTCTTCTGGAGCTACTGGCCGCAGTTGAACCTGACCCGCGACGAGTTTATGGCCCTGGCGCTCCAGGAGCAGCAGTGGGGCCCGACCTTCGCGATGACGGCGCTGGCGCTGCGCTTCTCGGAGTATCACAACGGGGTGAGCAAGCTGCACGGGCACGTGGCGCGGGGGATGTGGCAGTGGCTCTACCCCGGCAAGAGCCAGGACGAGGTGCCGATCAGCGCCATTACCAACGGGGTGCATACCGCCACCTGGCTGGCCCCGGAACTGCGCGAGCTGTACGACGCCTATCTGGGCAAGAACTGGGAAGAGAACCTCGATGACCCCAAGATCTGGCGCAAGGTCTATCAGATCCCTGACGATGTGTTCTGGAACGTGCGCCAGAAGTTGAAGCGCCAGATGATCGCTTTCGCCCGACAGCGGCTACAGGCGCATTACCGCTTCGTCGGCCAGAGCGCGCCGATCTGGCCGGTGCTGGAAGAGCGCGTGCTGACCCTGGGCTTCGCGCGGCGCTTCGCCACCTACAAGCGCGCTACGCTGCTGTTCAAGGATCTGGAGCGGCTCAAGTACATCCTCAACCGGCCTGATAAGCCGATCCAGATCATCTTCGCCGGCAAGGCGCATCCTAAGGACGATCCGGGCAAGCACTTCATCCAGCAGGTGTATCAACTGTCCCGGCAGCCGGGCCTGGCGGGGCGCATCGTCTTCCTCGAAGAGTATGATATGGCGGTGGGCCGCGCGCTCACTCAGGGGGTGGACGTATGGCTGAACACGCCGCGCCGCCCCTATGAGGCCAGTGGCACGAGCGGAATGAAGGCCAGCCTCAATGGCGTCCCGAACTGCTCCGTCCTCGATGGCTGGTGGCCCGAAGCCTACAACGGCAAGAATGGCTGGGCCGTGGGCGAAGAACGCGACTATATCAGCCAGGACGAGCAGGACTGGAACGATGCCCAGGCGCTCTACAATGTGCTGGAGCACGAGATCGCCCCGCGCTTTTACGAGGGACGCGACGCCAATGGCGTGCCCACAGCCTGGGTGCAGATCTGCAAGGAGGCGATCGCCACTGTCGCGCCGACGTTCAGCCTGCGCCGCATGTTGACCGAGTATGTCGAGCAGTTCTATCTGCCGGCTGCGGGGTACGGCGTGCCGGTGAAATAA